The genome window ATTTTTAACATGGAAAAATTTTAAAGAGCTAAACGATATAAATTTACAAATAAGCAAAATAGAATCAAGCCCGATCCCACCTGGATTTTTTGAAAATTTAGGCATAAAAACACTAAGCTTATGCAGTAAAGAAAAGATACAAAACGCATTTTCATATAAATTTAGCGAGCTTAAAAACTATCAGATCATCGAGCTTTTGTACTGTGAAAACGGCTGTCACAATGGAGATGGGCTGTGATAGAAATTTTTAAAAAGAGCGTTTTGATCCTAGCGATCTTTGTCCTCTGGCAGGTCGTTTACGAGCTAGAAATTTTCACGCCCTATATCTTGCCAAGTCCTATTACGACACTTAAAACGATGTTTGATATGAGCTTAAGCGGCGAGCTAATAACGCATGTGATGATTAGCTTTAAGCGTATATTTGTTGGTTATATTTTGGCTTTTGTTTTGGCATTTATTTTTGGTGGAGTGGCGGCGCTATTTCCTAAAGCTAGCATTTATTATGAGTGGATTTTAGAATTTTTTAGAAATGTTCCACCACTTAGCCTTATTGCTATTTTGGTGCTTTGGTTTGGTATAAACGAAACTCCAAAAATTATTATTATCATCCTAGCATCGTTTTTCCCGATGTTTTTAAGCATTTCAAAAGGGCTAACTAGCTGCGATGTGAAGCTTATTGAAGTTGGTAAAATTTTTTGTTTTAGTAAATTTGAAATTTTTTACAAAATCATCCTAAAAAATGCCATAAAAGATATTTTTGTTGGTATGCGCATAGGTTTTGGCTACGCGATGCGAGCGATTGTAGGAGCGGAGATGATCGCAGCTTCTAGCGGACTAGGCTATCTCATACTTGATGCGGAGGAGCTTTCACGCGCGGATAGGATATTTGTAGGCATTTTTACGATAGGAATTTGCGGCGTGCTCATAGATAGGATATTTTTGTTTTTGATATCTAAATTTAGCCTTTTGCGAAGTGAAAGATGATAGAAATTTTAAATTTATCAAAGCATTTTTTTATTAATGACAAGCGTATTGACGTTTTAAAAGAGCTAAATTTAAGCATAAAAAAGAATAAAATCACCGTTATACTTGGCAGAAGTGGTTGTGGTAAAACGACTCTTTTAAGGCTTATTGCTGGACTTGAGAGCGTAAGTCTAGGCGAGATAAAATTTAAAGATCGAGCAAAGATCGGTTTTGTCTTTCAAGAACCTAGGCTCATGCCTTTTTTAAATGTCTATGAAAATATCGTATTTGCGCTTAAAAAGCATGAGATAGACGAGGCAAAGATAGATAGGCTCATATCGATGATGGGGCTTAGCGAGTTTAAATTTGCCGCTGTTTCGCAGCTATCTGGCGGCATGAGTTCGCGCGTTTCTCTTGCTAGAGTGCTTGCATATGAAGCAAATTTGATCCTTATGGATGAGCCATTTGCGGCACTTGATGCTTTTACGAGAGCCAGCATGCAGGCTGAAATTTTGAAGCTTCAAGCCGGCAAAACCATCATTTTTGTCACTCATAATGTCGATGAAGCCCTATATTTAGCAGACGAGATAATTTTGCTTGAAAAAGGTGGGATAAAATCAAGCTATGATCTATCAAATCTAGCTAAGCCAAGAGATTTGCTTTGCGATGAGCTAATAAATTTAAAGCGTAAAATTTTAAGTGAAATTTAGCATTTTATAAAATGATAATTAAAACCAAAACGAAGCAAAAAGTTATATAATTTGGAAAATTTTTAAAGGAGCAAATATGAGAAAGTTTTTTAAGATTTTGTGTGCAGCCTCTTTGCTTTGTCTAGTCGCAAACGCAAGCGAGCTAGATAAGATCGGCATGACCTATGTCAAATCGCCGCTAAACGTCCCCTCAATCGTCGATAAATTTAAAGGCTTTTATGCTAAATCTTTTGGTATACCAGTCGAGTACTCTGAGATAACATCAGGCGCAAAGCAGACTCAAGCTCTAGCTTCAAATTCGCTCCAGTTTCTAAACTGCGTGGGCGGAACTTCAGTCATACTTGCT of Campylobacter concisus contains these proteins:
- a CDS encoding ABC transporter ATP-binding protein, which encodes MIEILNLSKHFFINDKRIDVLKELNLSIKKNKITVILGRSGCGKTTLLRLIAGLESVSLGEIKFKDRAKIGFVFQEPRLMPFLNVYENIVFALKKHEIDEAKIDRLISMMGLSEFKFAAVSQLSGGMSSRVSLARVLAYEANLILMDEPFAALDAFTRASMQAEILKLQAGKTIIFVTHNVDEALYLADEIILLEKGGIKSSYDLSNLAKPRDLLCDELINLKRKILSEI
- a CDS encoding ABC transporter permease, with protein sequence MIEIFKKSVLILAIFVLWQVVYELEIFTPYILPSPITTLKTMFDMSLSGELITHVMISFKRIFVGYILAFVLAFIFGGVAALFPKASIYYEWILEFFRNVPPLSLIAILVLWFGINETPKIIIIILASFFPMFLSISKGLTSCDVKLIEVGKIFCFSKFEIFYKIILKNAIKDIFVGMRIGFGYAMRAIVGAEMIAASSGLGYLILDAEELSRADRIFVGIFTIGICGVLIDRIFLFLISKFSLLRSER